The Styela clava chromosome 3, kaStyClav1.hap1.2, whole genome shotgun sequence genome includes the window ATGTTACGTCggaaaaaatgacaaatatatGAGTGATTCATGCGAAATTGACGGAGTGAGTATATTGTTATTTGAAATTGCtttgatacaatttttattttttatctaacACATCACATATATCACATTAACATCACATCTAACACACACAGCGTTTTGCCAAATTCTTGTCgttatttgttaaaaaaatgcTAATAGACTGTTCGATTTCAAACCTTTAATATTTAAACATGGATTGGGTCCCTTGAACGCAAatagttttctttttttatgGTACACGACATTTTATCCAaactttactttatttttaaattgaagagGCATACTTTTCAATCCGTATTGCTCGGTAGTCTAAGTTCTTACCGTACCGGCACGTATGGACAAACGTCGTGTCCGTGTAATTCAAGTATTGCTCGCATGTCCAATTATATGTTTATAACCGCTGGCAATAATAGGCTGGGTGaactattcaaaaaaaaactaattttgccATCTATGAGAATAAAACTACGAAAGATAGAAACTCGAATGGAATGTACCTATTTTTAATAATGGCTATGAAATTTATTAGTTAAAAATGAACCAAACTTTTTTGCAGTTAGCTGCATGCGTAACGAAGCTACTTTTGCCCGTTGATCAAGACCAATCAGCAATAGTCACAAAATCGTGTATGGAGAAAAACGAGTGCATGGAACTCtcgaataaaaacaatgaattgtGTCTTAATGATGAATCCGCAGAAGGAGTgagtttataataaataaaacgcAAAATTTAAGGGTGTTAAGCAATGAGTGGTTGACAGTTGTTAGTGGGATAGCCCAATGCGGGCTGAACATGGCGAGGCCTGAATCCAACTCTGATTATTGATTCTGAGGCAAAATACAGCACGAATTGATGATTGTCAACTTTTTATTATCTGCCATAGTCTTCATTCTGAGTTtggttaataataataaaacatagTACGGGAAAATAGGCTCAAGTGTAAGCGTGTGGTCTATTTACTACTGTATCATAGAATGTTATTCATCAGTGATATCACAAATTTCGAAAAGTTTAGTTTTCTAatgtctttttttttcgagtgttATAATTCTATCATAAACTATGTATCATACTTTTTACAGGAAAGTGTGTGTTACTACTGCTGTTATACCGATGATTGTAATCAAGAGATACAAATCAATATTATTCCCAAAAGTACTAGCGATTGaagattcaaaatatatttttgtatatttcatgcTAACACAATttgtttaaatgaaaatttcatacCCCATGACATATCATCTTGCATTATCGTATATTCCCACGTTTTCAACAATGCTTAGTCATTTATTCGTTACTGCATTTtccagtttttatttttatttagttacGAATTCATCTACTTTTGTTGTTCGCTTGTTGGAAACATTATTGTAACAAATGAAAATTGTGTCTCGTTTCACTTTATAATACTGTTGCTAAATGGGAggaatcatttttatttgtactACGAAAATCAAAAAATCTTTCCTATGTTTTATATGTCTATTGCGTACTTTAATCAACCAATGATAAATAGTAAGAAGCAATTATACTATTAAATGTAATGCTTTTGCTAGCATATGTCTAGCATAACGTACTAATAGATAGGGATTACAGTATTTTGTGGAGTTACAGTCTGGACAGTACAGTTGAGAAGCAACATACCGTACAATTAACAATACAATACTGTTTACGAAACAACGGCAAATATTTTTCTAAGCAAAATTCATCCTAGCAATTATCCTTGTGTTTTTTCATCATCTGAAAGTCACAATACAACTAACGATATATATACTTGATAAAATCTGATCAATCGCTATGCAAGATATAAAAATTGGTTTCATGTTGCattaacattgaacaacgttgATGTCAAATCTTAAAGCTCAATTGAGCGTCTGAATTCAATCTGCCAGACTTTAAACACTGAACGAGTGAGAACCTTTAGATTTTAGatcgaaaatatatttctctgtCAACTTCCTATTTGCGGTTTAAAATAATGGAATCAacaagcaattttattttattttgatgttttattacACTCCAACATACAATGCTCgcttttttatttgatttttttctgcTGGAAAAAAATCTGAAGTGAAGTATCTTGCGAGTTGCAACCTAGGCTAACCCTCTCTCTATTCTCTCAATGACATAGTTGTCGTTGTTGCAACCATCTGTGAAACAGCAATAGTTGCAGACTGTTCcctaaaaaataatatatttataatttcataaGAATGCACACGCTTCATTATATTAATGTTACATTAGACACAAAACTGCTTTCGAACTGTTGGTAAGCAAAACGCCGTTACAGCAAAGTTTAAAATtactttctatatatatatatatatatatatataaagcttATCAGCAGGCATAGCATATATGACGCTGACACATTCTAAAAATGGTAGATTAAAAAGAAGCAAAagtttatattcattttgttgcatttttgttttatttttttcaacattgcaCTAATTTCCTAATAATTTTTGTTTGGCATCAGTGCTGACATAACGAAATGATCATATAATGTGATTTGCTCAACAATTACACCCGggtttgaataaatattatctGAAATTCTGCTGTTACACCCAAATCTTACATCGATTGCAGTTTCTCCTGCAGTTTTGCACGCTTCCACATTTTGGCTGCCCAATTCTAGGCATTCTGATACCGGCATGCACTGACTTTCAACCTCAGCATTTTCGTGTAGGCCCGTATATCCGTTCGTAAATGTAATCTTGGTGTGGCACGCCATCTAAAAATATATGACAAATATTCGgtatttttatatgtttagacTAGAACATCAACGTCAGCTACAATTTATACAAActgatcaaaattttcaatgaatgttGTTATTTCTGATTTTCCAAATAATTAAtcatttttaatgataataagtcgaaatttaaaattggatttagaaaaaaaaatttgttaaaatatttttgaaaaatctga containing:
- the LOC120343143 gene encoding uncharacterized protein LOC120343143, whose amino-acid sequence is MKIFVIILVVCVTSSQAFTLYFLRTRLSSMVNSSKKCYVGKNDKYMSDSCEIDGLAACVTKLLLPVDQDQSAIVTKSCMEKNECMELSNKNNELCLNDESAEGESVCYYCCYTDDCNQEIQINIIPKSTSD